A region of the Nitrospirota bacterium genome:
TTGCGCAGAAGTTTGCCAAATGGACGGTCATGGTCGGCGGTTTAGTTCAGACCCCCACGAGTTGGTCGCTTGCAGCACTGAAAGAGTTGCCATCACGGACACAAATTACCCGGCATGACTGTGTCGAAGGCTGGAGTGCCATCGGCAAGTGGACGGGAGTCCCGCTCGGTGACCTCATGCGCGAGGTTCAACCATTGCCGACTGCCCGATACGCGGTCTTCTATTGTGCCGATGTGGATGAAGAAGGGGTGCCGTACTACGAGAGCATGACCCTGGCCGACTGCTTCCACCCGCAAACGATCCTGGCTTACGAGTTGAATGGTGCTCCGTTGGATGTTCCCCATGGCGCGCCGATTCGCCTCCGTTTTGAACGCCAACTTGGGTACAAACAGGCGAAGTATGTGACGATGATTGAGCTGGTGGAGACCTTTTCCGGTATTAGAGGCGGGAAGGGCGGGTATTGGGAGGATGACCAAGGGTATGAGTGGTACGCGGGAATCTAATCAGGATGGTGAAACAAGCCGCCAGCTGCGTTCTCGCATCGTTCAGACCCTCAACGTACCCTAAAAAGTACGCCTCGGGTCTTCACTCGCTGCGGCCTTGCTGGGCGACTCGTTTGACCATCCTGGGGATGTTTGGACCGGCCCTGCTCATAAGCCTTTCTGGTTGCCTGTCGCCGATTGCCATTCATCGGGCGGTGATCGAGTACGACCGGACGGTGAGCTACGTTGAAGCGGATCTCTTGCTCTTGAACATCGCACGCGCGCGGCACCATCGTCCGGTGCATTTCACGGCGGTTTCCAGCGTCGCGGCCACGTTTGATTTCCGCACGAGCGCAGGAATTCGTGGCGGTTTTGGACCTGTTACTGACTCGAGAGATCGGCCCCTGAATCTCGAATATAGCGCCAGCATCGCCGAGAATCCCACGATCACGATCATACCGGTTACCGGTGAAGAATTTACCAAACGAGTCCTGCGATCGCTCGACGAGGCCAAGTTCGAGTTCCTTGTCCGACAAGGCTACGATATCAACATGGTCCTGCGCCTCATGGCGCGGGGGATTGCGATCGACGATGAGCGCGGCCCCATCGTCTTGTTTAACGCGCCTTCGCAAGGAGAAGGGTACCAAGAATTTCGTCGTCGCCTCCTGCATTTGGCCGGATTGGATGCGGAGCGAAAACTCTATGTCGGGCCGATACTCTTCGAGGAGAGCCACGCGGTCCGAACAAATCGTCCGCCGAATCCGGACGAAGTCGTGGCGGCCCTGGAAAAGGGATTTCGTTGGGAAGGGGACAGCGAGGGGAAGATTCACACGGTTCGTCGAAAAGCGGTGGGCCGACTATTGATCGCCAATTACGATCCGGCCCGCCTTTCAAACGACGAGCGCCGATTGCTCCACGAGGAGG
Encoded here:
- a CDS encoding molybdopterin-dependent oxidoreductase produces the protein MERRQFLKGTLGAASLVTLAGCDNLSQSSWFPSILSQAEKLTERAQRAVTPADALAKEYGEGDISKVFPANGNTDPGTGEYAEHVAQKFAKWTVMVGGLVQTPTSWSLAALKELPSRTQITRHDCVEGWSAIGKWTGVPLGDLMREVQPLPTARYAVFYCADVDEEGVPYYESMTLADCFHPQTILAYELNGAPLDVPHGAPIRLRFERQLGYKQAKYVTMIELVETFSGIRGGKGGYWEDDQGYEWYAGI